A region of Vitis vinifera cultivar Pinot Noir 40024 chromosome 15, ASM3070453v1 DNA encodes the following proteins:
- the LOC100250031 gene encoding arabinogalactan protein 20, with amino-acid sequence MAGCSRVGIGAPGFFAFLFVVVSASFARAQSSAPAPAPTSDGTAIDQGIAYVLMLVALVLTYLIHPLDASSYSFF; translated from the exons ATGGCGGGGTGTTCTAGGGTTGGCATTGGTGCTCCTGGGTTTTTCGCTTTCCTTTTCGTCGTTGTTTCCGCCTCCTTTGCTCGTGCTCAGTCGTCGGCTCCTGCTCCGGCTCCCACCAGCGATG GGACTGCAATTGATCAGGGGATCGCATACGTGCTAATGCTAGTGGCCTTGGTGCTCACATACCTCATCCATCCGTTGGACGCATCTTCCTATAGCTTCTTCTAA
- the LOC100244773 gene encoding mitochondrial carrier protein MTM1 isoform X2 produces MDVMHFYLTAIQTRLQAQAAGVSYHGLCRMAPFETMFSDVRYSPSCTRAALSDVPVCPPDCFQYRGTLDVFSKMIRQEGFMRLWRGTSASLALAMPTVGIYLPCYDIFRNFMEEFTTQNAPSLTPYVPLVAGSLARSLACITCYPVELARTRMQAFKETQSGTKPPGVWKTLHGVISPVRSTNNIQNFQSYRVLWTGLGAQLARDVPFSAICWSTLEPIRRRIIGLIGDEATAASVLGANFSAGFVAGSLAAAATCPLDVAKTRRQIEKDPTRAWKMTTRQTLLEIWRDGGMRGLFTGIGPRVGRAGPSVGIVVSFYEVVKYGLHHRRQLNNGTG; encoded by the exons ATGGATGTTATGCATTTCTACTTGACTGCTATACAGACAAGGTTGCAAGCACAGGCTGCTGGAGTATCTTATCATGGCCTATGTCGTATGGCCCCTTTTGAAACG ATGTTTTCAGATGTCAGATATTCTCCATCTTGCACTCGTGCCGCTCTAAGTGATGTACCTGTGTGCCCGCCAGATTGTTTTCAGTATAGAGGAACACTGGATGTCTTCTCCAAGATGATACGTCAG GAAGGGTTTATGAGATTGTGGAGAGGCACAAGCGCAAGCTTAGCATTGGCCATGCCAACT GTGGGCATCTATTTGCCTTGTTATGACATATTCCGCAACTTTATGGAAGAATTCACAACGCAGAATGCCCCAAGCCTGACACCATATGTACCCTTAGTTGCAGGCTCACTGGCACGCTCATTAGCTTGTATTACTTGTTATCCTGTTGAACTGGCAAGAACACGCATGCAG GCATTTAAAGAAACCCAGTCTGGCACAAAGCCTCCTGGAGTGTGGAAAACGCTGCATGGGGTCATTTCCCCAGTCAGGAGCACAAACAACATTCAAAACT TTCAAAGTTACCGTGTCTTGTGGACTGGCCTTGGAGCGCAACTCGCTCGCGATGTTCCTTTCTCCGCAATCTGCTGGTCAACACTTGAGCCA ATAAGGAGAAGAATTATTGGTCTAATAGGCGATGAAGCCACTGCAGCCAGTGTCCTTGGGGCCAACTTCTCTGCTGGTTTTGTTGCAGGAAGCCTTGCAGCTGCTGCTACATGCCCACTAGATGTTGCAAAAACACGACGGCAAATAGAG AAGGATCCTACCCGGGCATGGAAGATGACGACCAGACAAACTTTGCTAGAAATCTGGAG GGATGGAGGAATGAGAGGACTGTTTACAGGGATCGGCCCACGTGTTGGCCGAGCCGGCCCGTCCGTCGGGATTGTGGTGTCCTTCTATGAAGTCGTGAAGTATGGTTTACATCACAGACGGCAGCTCAACAATGGAACTGGATAG